A window of the Myxococcus fulvus genome harbors these coding sequences:
- the fadI gene encoding acetyl-CoA C-acyltransferase FadI: protein MASQKRNSHRRVAIVRGLRTPFVKAGTVFSGLTALDLGRMVVQELVQRSDLDPNLIDQLVFGQVIPTLTGPSIAREVVIAAGLPLKIEAATVTRACATSIQALTTAGNAIALGYSDVAIAGGTEAMSDPPVFTSRPLAHALAAASKGRSLGEKLKPFQKLKAQDLVPVPPAIAEYSTGLSMGESAEKMAKENGISREEQDRIALASHKNAAAAWKDGRFDDEVMHVSVPPKYEQTATRDNIIREDSSLESLGKLKPVFDRKYGTVTAGNASPLTDGAAALLLMSEERARELGYEPLGYLRSYAYAATDPGDQLLQGPVYAVPTALSRAGLKLSDIDLVEMHEAFAAQVASNLQALASKSFAKKAGWSEPVGEVDRERLNVTGGSIAIGHPFGATGARIVTQALNELKRRNKNTVMCTVCAAGGLGAVVVLERA, encoded by the coding sequence ATGGCAAGCCAGAAGCGCAACAGTCACCGGAGGGTGGCCATCGTCCGGGGGCTGCGGACGCCGTTCGTGAAGGCGGGCACGGTGTTCTCCGGGCTCACCGCGCTGGATTTGGGGCGGATGGTGGTCCAGGAGCTGGTGCAGCGCTCGGACCTGGACCCGAACCTCATCGACCAGCTCGTCTTCGGGCAGGTGATTCCGACGCTGACGGGGCCGTCCATCGCGCGCGAGGTGGTCATCGCGGCGGGGCTGCCGCTCAAGATTGAAGCGGCCACGGTGACGCGCGCGTGCGCGACGTCCATCCAGGCGCTGACGACGGCGGGCAACGCGATTGCGCTGGGCTACTCGGACGTGGCCATCGCCGGCGGCACCGAGGCGATGTCGGACCCGCCGGTGTTCACCAGCCGGCCCCTGGCGCACGCGCTGGCGGCGGCGTCCAAGGGGCGCTCGCTGGGCGAGAAGCTCAAGCCCTTCCAGAAGCTCAAGGCGCAGGACCTGGTGCCCGTCCCGCCCGCCATCGCCGAGTACTCCACGGGTCTGTCCATGGGGGAGAGCGCGGAGAAGATGGCGAAGGAGAACGGCATCTCCCGCGAGGAGCAGGACCGCATCGCGCTGGCGTCGCACAAGAACGCGGCGGCGGCGTGGAAGGACGGCCGCTTCGACGACGAGGTGATGCACGTGTCGGTGCCGCCGAAGTACGAGCAGACGGCCACGCGCGACAACATCATCCGCGAGGACTCCAGCCTGGAGTCGCTGGGCAAGTTGAAGCCGGTGTTCGACCGGAAGTACGGCACGGTGACGGCGGGCAACGCGTCGCCGCTGACGGACGGCGCGGCGGCGCTCCTGCTCATGAGCGAGGAGCGGGCGCGGGAGCTGGGCTATGAGCCCTTGGGCTACCTGCGCTCGTACGCGTACGCGGCCACGGACCCGGGCGACCAGCTGTTGCAGGGGCCGGTGTACGCGGTGCCCACGGCGCTGTCGCGCGCGGGGCTGAAGCTGTCGGACATCGACCTGGTGGAGATGCACGAGGCGTTCGCCGCGCAGGTGGCGAGCAACCTCCAGGCGCTGGCGTCGAAGAGCTTCGCGAAGAAGGCGGGCTGGTCGGAGCCGGTGGGGGAGGTGGACCGCGAGCGGCTGAACGTGACGGGCGGCTCCATCGCCATCGGTCATCCCTTCGGGGCGACGGGGGCGCGCATCGTCACGCAGGCCCTCAACGAGCTGAAGCGTCGGAACAAGAACACGGTGATGTGCACCGTCTGCGCCGCCGGCGGTCTGGGCGCCGTGGTGGTCCTGGAGCGTGCGTGA
- the fadJ gene encoding fatty acid oxidation complex subunit alpha FadJ — protein MAIQLEELQAKQGFSLQVEDGVAVVTFDLPDSAVNTLSPEVGAAFSRLLEEAEREAEVKALVFISGKKDSFVAGAKIDYLQTLKTAEEATAMSQQGQAGFDRLEAFPKPVVAAIHGACLGGGLEWALACHYRIATDSPKSTLGLPEVQLGLLPGAGGTQRLPALIGAQAALDLILTGKNVKPAKARKLGIVDEVVPVPILRAIAVQRAKELAAGSLKPVRAHGQGLKSGGQKKGLAGFFQGLANKELWAEVALEDNPLGRKVLFDAARKQLLKKTRGKYPAPEKALRVVRTGLESGRQAGLAAEAKAFGELVMSDVSKRLVEVFFATTALKKENGTSDASVKPREVKKVAVLGGGLMGGGIAYVAGVLQGAQVRVKDKDDAGVARALKQVQGILDERVKRRSLTWREAAAKQARITAGTDYSGFKSADLVIEAVFEDLKLKHRILAEVEAVTGPDAIFASNTSSIPITELAKGSKRPAQVIGMHYFSPVNKMPLLEIITHAGTADQVTATCVEVGRKQGKTVIVVNDGPGFYTSRILAPYLNEAAYLLAEGADIAALDKALVEFGFPVGPMTLLDEVGIDVAHKVSPMMEAAFGKRMVAPKALDGVVADGRLGRKSQKGFYLYENGKKKEVDPTVYGLLPHGKERKGFDASEMAERLVLQMVNEAIRCLGEGILRSARDGDVGAIFGLGFPPFLGGPFHYADARGLSEVLRKLEHYQDKLGERFTPAPLLVEMVKEGKTFYPR, from the coding sequence ATGGCCATCCAACTCGAAGAGCTTCAGGCGAAGCAGGGCTTCTCCCTCCAGGTCGAGGACGGCGTCGCCGTCGTCACGTTCGACCTGCCGGACTCCGCCGTCAACACGCTGAGCCCGGAGGTGGGCGCGGCGTTCTCCCGGCTGTTGGAGGAGGCGGAGCGCGAGGCCGAGGTGAAGGCCCTGGTGTTCATCTCCGGCAAGAAGGACAGCTTCGTCGCCGGGGCGAAGATTGACTACCTCCAGACGCTGAAGACGGCGGAGGAGGCCACCGCGATGAGCCAGCAGGGGCAGGCGGGGTTCGACCGGCTGGAGGCCTTCCCCAAGCCCGTGGTCGCGGCCATCCACGGCGCGTGTCTGGGCGGCGGGCTGGAGTGGGCGCTGGCGTGCCACTACCGCATCGCCACGGACAGCCCGAAGTCGACGCTCGGCCTGCCGGAGGTGCAACTGGGACTGCTTCCCGGGGCTGGCGGGACGCAGCGGCTGCCCGCGCTCATCGGCGCGCAGGCGGCGCTGGACCTCATCCTCACGGGCAAGAACGTCAAGCCGGCGAAGGCTCGCAAGCTGGGCATCGTCGACGAGGTGGTGCCGGTGCCCATCCTGCGCGCCATCGCGGTGCAGCGCGCGAAGGAGCTGGCGGCGGGCTCGCTCAAGCCGGTGCGAGCGCACGGCCAGGGCCTGAAGTCTGGGGGGCAGAAGAAGGGGCTCGCGGGCTTCTTCCAGGGGCTGGCGAACAAGGAGCTGTGGGCGGAGGTGGCGCTGGAGGACAACCCGCTGGGGCGCAAGGTCCTCTTCGATGCGGCCAGGAAGCAGCTGCTCAAGAAGACGCGCGGCAAGTACCCCGCTCCGGAGAAGGCCCTGCGGGTGGTGCGCACGGGCCTGGAGTCCGGGCGCCAGGCGGGTCTGGCGGCCGAGGCGAAGGCGTTCGGCGAGCTGGTGATGTCGGACGTCTCCAAGCGGCTGGTGGAGGTGTTCTTCGCGACGACGGCGCTGAAGAAGGAGAACGGCACGTCGGACGCGAGCGTGAAGCCGCGCGAGGTCAAGAAGGTCGCGGTGCTGGGCGGCGGGCTGATGGGCGGCGGCATCGCGTACGTGGCCGGCGTGCTGCAGGGCGCGCAGGTGCGCGTGAAGGACAAGGACGACGCGGGCGTGGCGCGCGCGCTCAAGCAGGTGCAGGGCATCCTGGATGAGCGCGTGAAGAGGCGCTCGCTCACCTGGCGCGAGGCGGCGGCGAAGCAGGCGCGAATCACCGCGGGCACCGACTACAGCGGCTTCAAGTCGGCGGACCTGGTCATCGAGGCGGTGTTCGAGGACCTGAAGCTCAAGCACCGCATCCTCGCGGAGGTGGAGGCCGTCACCGGGCCGGATGCCATCTTCGCGTCCAACACCTCCAGCATCCCCATCACCGAGCTGGCCAAGGGCAGCAAGCGGCCCGCCCAGGTCATCGGCATGCATTACTTCAGCCCGGTCAACAAGATGCCGCTGTTGGAGATCATCACCCACGCGGGCACGGCGGACCAGGTGACGGCCACGTGCGTGGAGGTGGGGCGCAAGCAGGGCAAGACGGTCATCGTCGTCAACGACGGGCCGGGCTTCTACACCTCGCGCATCCTCGCGCCGTACCTGAACGAGGCGGCGTACCTGTTGGCCGAGGGTGCGGACATCGCCGCCCTGGACAAGGCGCTGGTGGAGTTCGGCTTCCCGGTGGGGCCGATGACGCTGCTGGACGAGGTGGGCATCGACGTGGCCCACAAGGTCAGCCCCATGATGGAGGCGGCCTTCGGCAAGCGCATGGTGGCGCCCAAGGCGCTGGACGGGGTGGTGGCAGACGGCCGGCTGGGCCGCAAGAGCCAGAAGGGCTTCTACCTCTACGAGAACGGCAAGAAGAAGGAGGTGGACCCCACCGTCTACGGCCTGTTGCCGCACGGCAAGGAGCGCAAGGGCTTCGACGCCTCGGAGATGGCGGAGCGGCTGGTGCTGCAGATGGTGAACGAGGCCATCCGCTGCCTGGGCGAGGGCATCCTCCGCAGCGCGCGCGACGGCGACGTGGGGGCCATCTTCGGCCTGGGCTTCCCGCCGTTCCTCGGCGGTCCGTTCCACTACGCGGACGCGCGGGGGCTCTCGGAGGTGCTGCGCAAGCTGGAGCACTACCAGGACAAGCTGGGTGAGCGCTTCACGCCCGCGCCGCTCCTGGTGGAGATGGTCAAGGAAGGCAAGACGTTCTACCCGCGCTGA